The genomic segment TACTGTGGTTAAGAGAAAGTGCATAAAAATTTATTGCATGGCGCTTTCATCTGCCTCTTGCATGCTCCTGGATACAAATGTATGTTATACAACATTAAAACCATTTTCCATTGTTAGAAAATGTCGTACTAAAAGACAATGATTGTAGCTTACATATTAACTTCATAGTATTAATCTGCTTCTTCATTTGGTTAAAAGCAACCTCACTTATTATCagatattgcaaataatttatggcACAATGTGCATCTGTCAGCTGTCATATACAATTGCATTTATTTCTAGCAAACTGCAGTGCTGgtgttaaatatactgtatatacctatatatatatgtataactaaTTTTACAACAGTTGATTACTCTTAGGTAGGCACAGAGAATCCAGGTTGAATGTGCTCATAGTTTAATATTTCAGTAATGATTCAAGTCTGGAcgttttttaaaaaccatttgaccaaagaagaaaaataatacattcaCAATATCTTTTGTTTCTTTACAAATAACCAGCTTTCGCAGTTATGTTGGCTGTAAACACTGGTGAGGTTGCCATCTGGGTATCAAAATTGGGCCACTCTCTTGGCTCCTGAGccaacaattattttaaaaaaggggcCAATGAAAACCCATCAGGAGAGAACTGCATCGACAGCCCAAAGCGGTCCTCAACCAAAAGGATTTTCAAACCAGTCTACCTGATCTCCAAAAAGGTATGTGAGATAAGCCATAGTTTAGGCCCACACTTAAGCCAATTATCATGCATACTCGACCTGGAGCAGCCAATGTCAGCCTATGGCTTTAAATTCAGTGTATGGCTAGCATCAGATTAATTTCACAAATAGATGCCAGCATAACAGTGTTTGGCAATATGATGTAACTGACCAATGAAATGTTACTGTATTTACAATTATATCACTCAGTGTTGAAACAGGAAAATACATCTATTCTTTGTAAGGAGATTCAAAATCTGGACATTGAAGCTCGAACAGTTTCAAACCCCAATGCATATGCAGTgtgcatggcaaaaaaaaagccaCTACATACACTGAATGTGTACATATATgacttttgtttaaaaatgttggcCATCTCAGTCAAATTTTCAAGTTGTCTGATATTTTAGTACTACTCTTATCGGCCATCATATTATACTGGTCCCTGAAAGCTTAATGCAAGGGATAAGTCCAGGCTTAGAATGTTGGTCTAAAAAGTGGCTAAATATATGTGAAGCATATAACTTTTATATGAATCAAAATTGTTACTCTTTCAGTGTCATAGGCAGTGTTTTGTTTCACTATCTAGATATTTCCATTCTAATAACTGTTGTACACTGTAACTACTCCAGAATAACACTTTTAAACATACACTAATTAACACAGAGTACTGTACGTTAATTGCAGTTAGGAACTATTTAAACAACAGAGGCCTCTTCACCTGGCTGATTATCACCCGTCACAGTTTTGGGCTCAGGGGAGCAGCAAGCAAACACCTGCTTCCCTAGATTTAGGTGAGCGTATCGGAAATACATAATATGACCCAAAGCAACAAAGGACACAGAAATGAGCACTAGCAAACCGAAGGCCTCAGGATTTGGGGCTAGGATTACCATGATGAAATGCAGAAGGTCCAGCAAATAATTCATAGAGTTCTGAACCCCATTTATAATGCCTCTTTCCgattcaattacattttcttgaagGAGCTGTGTAACTGTCAGGTCAAAGGACCAAAggcctaaaaaattaaaaaatatacattacaaaatgaaacaaaagcaGTATACAATATAAATTTGCACTTAAATAATACTTACAAACACCATCGCTCTTTTTTCTGAATTCTCAAACCATTGAAACATTATagggtccttaaaggagaaggaaaggcttgcagcacttgggggtgccaaatgttaggcacccccaagtgattgtattgacttaactgaaacccctgggccagtgctcctgtcagcagaaaactgcaccggcccagggttataccagtgagcaccacagagcgatccacttccgtcttcctctttcatCAATTTCctagggcaaacgcatgcacactTCAACGAaatagttaaagttcggcttctcattctactgcgcatgcgcagccctgcgaagaaggaggaaggaggaagaagatcgctttgtggtgctcagtggtataaccccgggctggtgcagttttctgctgataggagcaccggcccagggtttcaggtaagtcaatacaatcacttgggggtgcctaacatttgtcactcccaagtgctgcaagcctttccttctccttaaactaAGTTTAGGGCTGATGGAAAGTGCAAAAATTTGGtgcaagctgccatgtttttcGCACTTTAAGCTCTGCCTGAACATAAAAGAACTGTCACGGCCCTCTGTGACCTAACCTGCGACTGCATTAGAAATAAAGTGTTGGATGTGTTCTGCACTGCTGTATTGATGAGCATGACAAGGCTGCTGGGGGACGAGGTTGGCCTGGATATTTTTCTGGTGAAGAGAGAAAAAATCCTATGACATATGTTTAAAGTTGTTTCTTACTGGCTTTATTTGACCCTTATATTGGAGGGTCAAATAATATTTGAAGCTAAATATAGGTTCTGTGGCTTTGAGCAATTTTTAATTTATCTCATTAAGAGTGTACGTTTTTTTCTTGCAGCTAAATATATGCTTCTTTGTATAACGATAGTTATTTACCACACTGTGAAGGACTGAAAATAATCAGATATTGGTCACACAAGGGTCCATAATTTAACTAATAATCTAAAAAACATCATAACTGATCAAGATACATTCATATCATTGATGATGTCAgttttttgtacaaaataaatctcctttttttatatctagtccaaatgcaaagatttttaaatgattttacccAGATAGAAAAAAATGACTTACCGACTCTAGCTGCGATGACCCCGGCAAACAAAAGACTGACAGAGATCAGTGATATACCAGCTTCTGAATCACTAAACTGGGAGGTGGAGTTATTTCCAAGGTTCTGTATATCAGTGGTAAAGTACACATCAGGAACAGGAGACATAGTGGGCAATGGCTCACCCTCCAAGAAGCGAGTGCTGATGTCTGCAAATGGAGAAACCGATAGATCCAAGGCACTTCCAGGCATGAAAACTGAGATCACACAGAGAATAAGGCTACTTAGTTGGGCAACTCCTGAAATAAAGCCTGTACGAATTAGACCACATTTCTTTCTAAGCCAGGTGAAGGCTACGGTTCCCATGATGCCAGAAATAGCAGAAACTCCCATTAGAATACTGAGAACTGATCCACTTAGACCTTGTGTGTAGGCATAGCCAGTTGTGATGCAGTCAAAGCCGAGGACCGTCATGTAGAGAAAAGCCAGACCCATTCCAGCCCAAAACACAGATTGATTGTAGTATGCCACCCATCCATCCCGGAAGGTTCGGAATGGCTCTGCCATTCTTTCAGTACAGCTTGGTTCTTTTTTAGTATCCACAACAGCTACAACTTTCTCTCCCATAAGCAGCGCGTCTTCAGTGGGCTTCTGACTGTTATTTGTATTCGCGTCTATAACTGAATAAACCATACAGTAAGTTAAGCATTGTTCAAAATTTATAAAGTGTACACAAAATTCTAATCATTAAATCAAATGTccacccaaaaatatattttttttttgcaatatcaatgaaaatgtcattctaagccacattcattattcatgttaaataaaatgaatgaattactttaaaaattgtaaattaaatttcattttaagGAAGCTGCTGTCAAATTAACACTCGATTAACCTAGattccagttcccacaatgctttgcacacTTTTTGTCAGTCTCCTTCCTTAATCACAGAATATGCAAGAAATTGTGAGCTTTGGAATCTTTACTGGGGAGAGCCGACTTTCAATTTAGTTTTGCGACTGGTATATACTATATGTAAGtgaattaataaatgagccctctagGCCTAATTTTCAGGCAACTATGATCTGGCTATTAAAACAGAAGGAAAAGCTCAGCACCTACAATATGATCCACTTCTCTTATTCTTTCTACTGTGGATTCCAAAAAGTGTGAAAAGGAAGCTTTGGTCCCTTCCTTCAGGTAAATGGCAGTTAACTATAGTACAGGGCTTCTTTTGCACTCGTGCACCCTATGGATCAGTCGCAGTTACTGGCACAACTGAGACTTCTGTAGGTAAAGTAAATTTAGAATCTTATGCCACTGGGTGCCAgagaacaattgtttttttaaactgtttttgtaAACAGTTAAGTTCTATGGGGCCCTCGACGTTTCTGATAGTTGCCGTGGTTAATCCTGGTGCACAGTGCTGACTATCCACAAGTGTGCAAACATGAATATACCAATATAAcaaaggagatatatatatttttttcatatgaggtccctttttttaaaatatatatgaacaCCAGTgtgtgaatatttaatttataatttaataaatgtaatatctATATTTTAGCGCTACTGTTGATTAAAAACCTCTAGTGTGGTTTTAGCTTAGATTATCCTATAGTTTTGGCTTTACTCTTGAGTAATCATAATTTACACAACAAGTCTATGCATGCACAGTAGCAAATGAAGCTATAGCTAAAGTACAAGAAATGGACAAGACTGAACATGTTCTGCCCTGTTTGTATTTAATGGTGGGCCACTTAACAGAGAGGCTCTGCAAACACTGTGCTGGAACTACTCTGTCATCCCAGAGCTCAGTGACAAAATTATGGAGGGATGGAGAGAATTCTTAAGGGAGCTTTATGACTggaaaatatactgcataaaaaaTTTAACCCTTTTTTATTGCTGGGCCTTGAACACTACAAGAGGGAAAAAGACTGGTAACTACGTTATCAGTTTTTTCTTTGCTCAGCAAGAGAGCAATTAATAGTAAGTGCTACAGtaaaacttttcaattttttatttagtgCATAATATAACAACAatcaaagatatttttaaaattaaaccttTAGACTTATTTATAAGGCTTATGGCAGACCTGGTGGTTCCTTCATCAGCGTTTTCCACCAGATCTCTGGATGTCGTAGTAGTTTGCAGTTAGTTtcagtatctttttattttttctcaacttttaaaaggcatccaaccctctctaaactatctaatgtatctaccAGTACAACTGCTTTGGACCATAACTTCACCTGCCTCTATTTTCTGACAATTTAGCTTCCAAAAAGAAAACCCACCTGCAGTTCTCACTAGTGAATGCTCCTTGAAAAAGCTGCACGAAGAGTGCATACacttagagggaattttctaagttaaaaaattcgaaattcaaagtaatttctggatacttcgaccatcgaataggctactatgacttcgaccttcgattcaaagtaaaatcgttcgactattcgatattcgaccgaagtactgtctctttaaaaaaaacttcgacatcaatacttcaccaacttaaacctgccgaagtgctatgttagcctatggggaccttccagagcatgtttctaagttttttgtattcgaaggaaaatcgtacgatcgtacgataaaatcggtCGAATAGTACGTTTCGAAGTACGACCGCAccacgatcggaatacgatcgtacgatgccaaaaatcctacgaattcgacttcgaagtattttccgcctagaaaatttgacccttgataaatctgccacttaatgaCACATTGGATTTTATTGCACCTATTACTTTATTTTCCATAAAACTGTCCAAGAGTAGATAATAatgtctgtggtttttttctGGCACTGAAACAGACCACAAGgtgaaattctagcacagatttgcAAAACAAATTGCTACTAATGAACTTTTACTGCAAAAAGGTGTAAAAGTCGGTTTAtccttaataaaaataataaacataatttgtTTAGTTTTGCAAGACATGCACTTTAGACAGAAATATATGTGTAGACTACCTTGGATATTTAGTTGCTTTAATTCTTGTTCATCATCTTTCTTTCCTGATTTAATAGCCAGTGCTGGTGTTTTCTGGTACACTTTCCACAAAAGGAAGTATTCCACACACATTGATAACATGTTCCATCCAGCTATAAATCCACAGCCTATGACTGGTGAACCAAAGGTCGTTATTTGTCCTACAGCCAATGGAGCCAATATGTTTGTCAGTTGATCGATTCTTCTTATCGTAGCATTCATATCTGtcaggaaatataaaaatataatggctTATGAATATTTTCTATTCAAGACCTAGAACATTCAGTGACTACATttagttaaaatatattaatgtaacAACTGTGTTATTTACATTCGATTTTTACTATATTGATATATGTTGAATGTAGAATATCACTTATATGTTATAGGTTGAAACATCAAAGAATGCATCTTTTACTATTTACCCTACTTCAAATAAATTTCCTGGAAAATATGAATTAAGAAATATGAAGTTAAAGGCTAATGCCACTTGAGGCTGATTTTCGGCCTGCAGAAAATACTCTATTTTTAGGTTGTTAATTGTTATGCAATTAATAGCATAAATAATGAGTTTTACCATACAGGCCATGAATAAGCCCCTATGCTGGCATCAGCCTCCTTCCTTGCCTGCACCCGGAAATAATATGGGTTCCATCTATTATcagctatttaacctgtgctaaaCACAAAATAgtgttgtttctgaagcaaaatgaTCAGTTTTACCTGTGGGGCAACAATGCATTACATTCTAATTAATTTAAGTTGCTTTtatggtgttgctgttcctttaactactAATCGCTGGCACAAGCAATTTTCAAGAGAGGCCAGTTCATGGTTCACCTGGAAAGTATCAGGTTACCCGACTAAAGTATGCACTCAGTATAGACTAGCACTAAATTAATGTCTGGGTTATGCACTCAAAGCAGAATACACATTTTTACCTGCTAATCTGCTCCTGTCATCTCCTGCGACCACAACAATCCAGTCCCTTTGAATGGTGATACCAGTGGCTGTGCTGGCCAGATTAGCAATGTTTGCAATGGTGATGACTAATATATAACAACAAGTCTGCAAGACCACAGATGAATAGGCATTACATAAAAAGACCGTGGACTAATAATAGAAAGTTTTATTTGGAGGTTTAATAAAGAAAACTAGATACAAGTTATAAATACAGTTATATGTtaaatttagcaataaaaatgtataacgTATTCTAGCTCTAAAActgctttaaattaaattgtcAAATACATCTGCAGTTAAATTTTGAGACACCTGTGCTAAATATACTATGATAATGGGAGCATATGCCTGTTTACAAGAAATGCCTAATTTCTATGCAAATACTGAAATCTAGGCGTTATTTGCAAAAGAGTATATATTTTCAAATCGCAGTATACACCTATGTAAACTTATTTATATCCTTATGTGTTGTGCTTGTATCTAGATTCATTATAGCCAGTGTTTATATGTGAACTGGTAATTTGATTAACTACCTATTTCTATTTCCACAATTGTTTACAAGAACCCAGAAGCCGAACACTAAAAAGCAATATGAATTTCTCTATTTGCCCTGATTAGcgcaacaaatttaaaaaacccTTGGGGTTTTCTTAACTTAAACAATAGCCAAAAAGTTTACTTAATCAAGGTGATATAAATGCTGTAAAGTAAACAATGGCACATTTCTCAGATCTGCCATTGTGTTATTTACAACAATGGTGAAGTTCTGGATTGGGCAATGAAGCTATGTGTTCATTATGGTAAACtattaaatagcatttttttaaaatttttttgcttACTGTGGTGCCTAAGCTATCAAATCAGTTAATATGGGGATCCATAGACATACAAATAGAGCCTAGCCTAAATTTGATTAACATTTCTAAAGGACAGTTGcctatttaatatattattattagtatgcCTCAGATTTATGCTTTAGTATtctcatgtacaggtatgggattcgttatcccgAAACCTGTTAATCATAAGgccctgaattatgggaaggctatcacccacagattccattttaatcaaataattcaacacaattttctttttctccatagTAATCAAATAATACCTtgttacttgatcccaattaagacataattaatccttgttggaggcagaacaatgggtttaattattttttagtagacttgaaatatggtgatccaactttcttatctggaaaactccaggtcccaagcattctgattcCCATATCTGATCTAGCAAGGCCATACTGCACTACTAAAAATCTCCTCCTCTGATGTCACAGCCTGATAGGACTCTGCTTCAATACAGTAATTTATAATTACTTTATAACATTCACAACACTCATCTATAAAACACACAGAAATACATAATCATCTCCTCTATAAATACTCACCAAAAGCCATCCTTGGTACATTGACACAAGTTGTGTCTTGTAAAGGAAAACTACCATCAAAATAATTCCACATACAATAACCGAGGCATTCTGGACAATAAGTGATGTCTGAGCCACTATTAAGAAAAATCAATGAGTCATTACCAACATAAGCTTTTTGTATATAGTAAGCCATGCAGAAAGATAAATTTACATTCACCAAACAATTTAGGATAaacacatgtgtatatatatatatatatatatactgcttatAAGTAgtgattataaaatatttaatttctcttAGACAGCTTGCCTCATCGAAGAAGTCTCTATACAAAGCTATAGTGCAGTAATGGTATGGGataagttatccagaaactcgttaccaaaaccccaggtccta from the Xenopus laevis strain J_2021 chromosome 9_10L, Xenopus_laevis_v10.1, whole genome shotgun sequence genome contains:
- the slc40a1.L gene encoding solute carrier family 40 member 1, which codes for MGKTGDQEKAGCCSSLATYLTSAKFLMYLSHSLSTWGDRMWHFAVSLFLVELYGNSLLLTAVYGLVVAGSVLLLGAVIGDWVDKNPRLKVAQTSLIVQNASVIVCGIILMVVFLYKTQLVSMYQGWLLTCCYILVITIANIANLASTATGITIQRDWIVVVAGDDRSRLADMNATIRRIDQLTNILAPLAVGQITTFGSPVIGCGFIAGWNMLSMCVEYFLLWKVYQKTPALAIKSGKKDDEQELKQLNIQVIDANTNNSQKPTEDALLMGEKVVAVVDTKKEPSCTERMAEPFRTFRDGWVAYYNQSVFWAGMGLAFLYMTVLGFDCITTGYAYTQGLSGSVLSILMGVSAISGIMGTVAFTWLRKKCGLIRTGFISGVAQLSSLILCVISVFMPGSALDLSVSPFADISTRFLEGEPLPTMSPVPDVYFTTDIQNLGNNSTSQFSDSEAGISLISVSLLFAGVIAARVGLWSFDLTVTQLLQENVIESERGIINGVQNSMNYLLDLLHFIMVILAPNPEAFGLLVLISVSFVALGHIMYFRYAHLNLGKQVFACCSPEPKTVTGDNQPGEEASVV